In the genome of Coregonus clupeaformis isolate EN_2021a chromosome 11, ASM2061545v1, whole genome shotgun sequence, one region contains:
- the LOC121577182 gene encoding caldesmon has translation MDDDFDQRMELRRQRREQMRLEAEKGFSTTDDDEEVARERRRKAREERLKKAEMEESSSSTMTTEVNNTHSVTETESSSTGAEVSSSSGGGDDVALLDRLAKREERRQKRLKEALDRQKEFDPTITDGNENSQEETSSSRRHQGTEEEKEEKPVQEEVTTNSWSREEEKEVKEEEATPKEEEPEPVTEPEKAEEVEEEKKEEEVEETQIVPDTFIEFVVPAAPLQECGFEISIMPKMVVEEKAVEEISKKEEEEKQKKEMEEKEAAAKLKKEAEEKAEKERKEAEEKAAQLKKEEEEKAAQLKKEEEEKAAKLKKEEEKAATLKKEAEEKEKAVELKKEAEEKAAKLKKEAEEKEKAAKLKNEEEKSAKLKKEEEEKAAKLKKEEEEKSAKLKNEEEKAAKLKKEEEEKAAKLKNEEEKAAKLKKEAEEKSKKSKQAEEKKKAEEEKSKKREAEKVEKPKLRSVKKDEESTPSKQQNGGVARSTEAEDQERLEAERKLEELKRRRDEADSEELEKMKQKQQESEAELEELKKKREGRKKIIEEEEKQRKTELAEKKAKEQEERKRLKEEIEQRRKEAAEKKKQMIEESGDGDKKPFTLGVTPKGKIGERAEFLNQRSQKGCKTSHAPIVSKIGNRLEQYTAAVQTNRDVRSPKSPVSDLPETPSIRNIKSMWEKGNVRGATESPKPTNKDAADIKVGVAGLTKGWGKSPADTGKAAAAAAEKAEDLKPVDVGNKRSLWETKGSSPAKQVTVGGKSKSVTNAGVGR, from the exons ATGGATGACGACTTTGACCAGCGCATGGAATTAAGGAGGCAGAGGCGTGAGCAGATGCGTCTAGAGGCAGAGAA GGGCTTCAGCACaactgatgatgatgaggaggtgGCTCGCGAGCGGAGGAGAAAGGCTCGTGAGGAACGATTGAAAAAGGCAGAGATGGAGGAGTCTAGCAGCAGCACCATGACAACAGAGGTCAACAACACTCACAG tgtgacagagacagagtcCTCCTCCACCGGTGCAGAGGTGAGCTCCTCATCAGGTGGTGGGGATGACGTGGCACTCCTGGACCGCCTGGCCAAGCGGGAGGAACGCAGACAGAAGAGGTTGAAAGAGGCACTGGATAGACAGAAGGAGTTCGACCCTACCATCACCGACGGCAATGAGAACAGCCAGGAGGAGACCTCCTCTAGCAGGCGCCACCAAggcacagaggaggagaaggaggagaaaccAGTCCAGGAGGAAGTAACCACTAACTcctggagtagagaggaggagaaggaggtgaaagaagaggaggcgaCGCCAAAGGAGGAAGAGCCTGAACCCGTCACAGAACCTGAGAAAgctgaggaggtggaggaagagaagaaagag GAAGAGGTTGAAGAAACGCAAATAGTACCAGACACATTTATTGAATTTGTTGTACCCGCTGCACCACTACAAGAGTGCGGGTTTGAAATATCCATAATGCCCAAGATGGTAGTAGAGGAGAAAGCTGTTGAAGAGATATCtaagaaagaagaggaagaaaaaCAGAAAAAGGAGATGGAAGAAAAAGAGGCTGCAGCAAAACTCAAGAAAGAGGCTGAGGAAAAggctgaaaaagaaaggaaagaaGCTGAAGAGAAAGCTGCACAACtcaagaaagaagaagaagaaaaagctgCACAACtcaagaaagaagaagaagaaaaagctgCAAAAttgaagaaagaagaagaaaaggCTGCAACACTCAAGAAAGAAGCTGAAGAAAAAGAAAAGGCTGTAGAACTGAAGAAAGAGGCTGAAGAAAAAGCTGCAAAACTCAAGAAAGAGGctgaagaaaaagaaaaagctGCAAAACTCAAGAACGAAGAAGAAAAATCTGCAAAACtcaagaaagaagaagaagaaaaagctgCAAAACtcaaaaaagaagaagaagaaaaatctGCAAAACTCAAGAACGAAGAAGAAAAAGCTGCAAAACtcaagaaagaagaagaagaaaaagctgCAAAACTCAAGAACGAAGAAGAAAAAGCTGCAAAACTCAAGAAAGAAGCTGAAGAAAAATCTAAAAAATCTAAGCAAGCAGAGGAAAAAAAGAAAGCGGAG GAGGAAAAGTCAAAAAAGCGG GAGGCTGAGAAGGTGGAGAAACCGAAGTTAAGATCAGTGAAGAAAGACGAG GAGTCCACCCCCTCCAAGCAGCAGAACGGAGGTGTGGCGCGCTCCACCGAGGCCGAGGACCAGGAGCGCCTGGAGGCTGAGCGTAAGCTGGAGGAGCTGAAGCGGCGTCGTGACGAGGCGGACAGCGAGGAGTTGGAGAAGATGAAGCAGAAACAGCAGGAGTCTGAGGCCGAGCTGGAGGAGCtgaagaagaagagggaggggaggaagaagatcattgaggaggaggagaagcagaggaagACAGAGCTGGCAGAGAAGAAGGCCAAGGAGCAG gaggagaggaagaggttgAAGGAAGAGATAGAGCAAAGAAGAAAAGAGGCTGCAGAGAAGAAGAAACAGATGATAGAGGAATCGGGCGACGGAGACAAGAAACCCTTCACACTGGGTGTCACGCCCAAGGGCAAG ATTGGGGAGAGGGCAGAATTCTTGAACCAGAGATCCCAGAAAGG CTGTAAGACATCACATGCTCCTATTGTCTCCAAGATAGGCAACAGACTGGAACAATACACTGCTGCAGTTCAG ACCAACCGGGATGTGAGGTCTCCCAAGTCTCCAGTCTCAGACCTGCCAGAGACACCAAGTATCCGCAACATCAAGAGCATGTGGGAGAAAGGGAACGTTAGGGGGGCCACTGAGAGCCCCAAGCCTACGAATAAG GATGCTGCTGATATTAAAGTGGGTGTGGCTGGACTGACTAAAGGCTGGGGCAAGAGCCCAGCAGACACTGGCAAGGCAGCTGCAGCCGCAGCTGAGAAGGCTGAA GACCTGAAACCTGTTGATGTGGGCAACAAGCGCAGCCTATGGGAAACAAAGGGCTCCTCCCCTGCCAAG CAGGTGACAGTTGGAGGCAAGAGCAAATCTGTCACAAATG CAGGTGTGGGACGCTAA